The following proteins come from a genomic window of Corynebacterium sp. P4-C1:
- the hemW gene encoding radical SAM family heme chaperone HemW, with amino-acid sequence MSFGVYVHVPFCATRCGYCDFNTYTPSETETSYSAYLDSLDKELELVAGKVGVAAETVFIGGGTPSLLGAEGLGRILDRVRNTFGLAKDAEVTTESNPESTSPEYFAGLREAGFTRVSLGMQSASTPVLKVLDRQHTPGRAVEAAKEAKRAGFEHVNLDLIYGTPTETDDDVRTSVDAVLSADVDHVSAYSLIVEDGTAMSRKIRSGQLPAPEEDTYADRYEIIASRLEENGFGWYEVSNWAKPGGECRHNLIYWRGGNWWGAGPGAHGYVDRYRYFNVKRPEKYNVMLADGALPVGGSEIITDEEHHFEQIMLGLRLKEGIPREWVGGKAQGVVDKHVRGGVLAEKDGRISATDAGRLLIDGVVTDILAAE; translated from the coding sequence ATGAGTTTCGGTGTCTACGTCCATGTCCCGTTCTGCGCGACCCGGTGCGGCTACTGCGACTTCAACACGTACACTCCGTCGGAGACCGAAACGAGCTATTCCGCCTACCTCGACTCCCTGGACAAGGAGCTTGAACTGGTCGCCGGAAAGGTCGGGGTGGCCGCGGAGACTGTCTTCATCGGTGGGGGAACCCCATCCCTGTTGGGGGCCGAAGGGCTGGGAAGAATTCTGGACCGGGTCCGGAATACATTCGGCCTGGCCAAAGATGCCGAGGTGACCACCGAGTCGAACCCGGAGTCGACCAGCCCCGAGTATTTCGCGGGCCTCAGAGAAGCGGGATTCACACGGGTGTCGCTGGGAATGCAGTCGGCATCGACCCCGGTGCTGAAGGTGCTCGACCGCCAGCACACCCCGGGTCGTGCGGTGGAGGCGGCCAAAGAGGCGAAACGCGCCGGCTTCGAGCACGTGAACTTGGACCTAATTTACGGCACGCCGACGGAGACGGACGACGACGTGCGCACGTCGGTGGATGCGGTGCTCAGCGCGGACGTGGACCACGTTTCCGCCTACTCGTTGATCGTGGAGGACGGCACCGCCATGTCGCGTAAGATCCGGTCAGGGCAGTTGCCGGCGCCGGAAGAGGACACGTACGCGGACCGGTACGAGATCATTGCTTCACGGCTCGAGGAAAATGGTTTTGGCTGGTACGAGGTGTCGAACTGGGCGAAGCCGGGCGGAGAGTGCCGGCACAACCTGATCTACTGGCGCGGCGGCAACTGGTGGGGTGCCGGGCCGGGGGCGCACGGCTACGTGGACCGCTACCGGTACTTCAACGTCAAACGGCCGGAGAAATACAACGTGATGCTGGCGGACGGCGCTCTTCCTGTCGGCGGCAGCGAGATCATCACGGACGAGGAGCACCACTTCGAGCAGATCATGCTGGGGCTGCGCCTGAAAGAAGGAATCCCGCGGGAATGGGTGGGGGGAAAGGCGCAGGGGGTCGTCGATAAGCACGTGCGCGGCGGTGTGCTGGCGGAGAAAGACGGGAGAATTTCCGCGACCGACGCCGGAAGATTGCTGATCGACGGGGTGGTCACGGACATCTTGGCCGCGGAGTGA
- the hrcA gene encoding heat-inducible transcriptional repressor HrcA: MAGVARERRQAVLRAIVADYISSQEPVGSKRLVERHKLKVSSATIRNDMAVLEAEGFIAQPHASSGRVPTEKGYRAFVDAINDVKPLSLPERRAISDFLESSVDLEDVMRRSAHLLAQLTRQAAVVQLPTLAVSRVKHCEVVALTPMRLLLVLITDNGRVDQRNVELAAPIDEDGLTQLRDLLNRALAGKTMGDASTSLALLADDAPAAIAEPLNRAIAVLIDTLVESPSDRVLIAGAANLVPMTTDLLSVVEALEEQVVVLKLLANLPELGNVSVIIGAENEDEELSKASIVTTGYGAAGETLGGVGVLGPTYMDYPGTMQKVAAVAHYISHILGEEGG, from the coding sequence ATGGCGGGTGTCGCGCGCGAACGCAGGCAAGCAGTCCTGCGTGCGATCGTCGCGGACTACATTTCTTCCCAGGAACCGGTTGGCTCGAAGCGCCTCGTGGAACGCCACAAGCTCAAAGTCAGTTCCGCGACGATCCGCAACGACATGGCCGTCCTCGAAGCGGAGGGCTTCATCGCGCAGCCGCACGCCAGTTCCGGCCGCGTGCCCACCGAGAAGGGCTACCGCGCCTTTGTGGACGCGATCAACGACGTCAAGCCCCTGTCGCTTCCGGAGCGCCGGGCGATTTCGGACTTTCTCGAGTCCTCCGTCGACCTCGAGGACGTGATGCGCAGGTCGGCGCACCTGCTGGCGCAGCTCACGCGGCAGGCGGCTGTGGTCCAGCTTCCCACCCTGGCGGTCTCGCGCGTGAAGCACTGCGAGGTGGTGGCGCTGACACCGATGCGCCTGCTGCTCGTGCTCATCACGGACAACGGGAGAGTGGACCAGCGGAATGTGGAGCTGGCCGCCCCGATCGACGAGGACGGACTGACGCAGCTGCGGGATCTCCTGAACCGGGCCCTGGCAGGCAAGACGATGGGGGATGCGTCGACATCGCTCGCCCTGCTTGCCGACGACGCCCCAGCCGCCATCGCCGAGCCGCTGAACAGGGCCATTGCTGTATTGATCGACACGCTGGTGGAGAGCCCGAGCGACCGCGTGCTCATCGCGGGGGCCGCGAACCTGGTGCCCATGACCACCGACCTGCTCAGCGTTGTCGAGGCGCTCGAAGAACAGGTGGTGGTGCTCAAACTCTTGGCCAACCTGCCGGAACTGGGAAACGTCAGCGTGATCATCGGCGCGGAGAACGAGGACGAGGAACTGTCCAAAGCGAGCATCGTCACCACCGGTTACGGTGCGGCCGGAGAAACCCTCGGCGGGGTGGGTGTCCTCGGCCCGACGTACATGGACTACCCCGGTACCATGCAGAAGGTCGCCGCCGTGGCCCACTACATCAGCCACATCCTCGGCGAAGAGGGCGGATGA
- the dnaJ gene encoding molecular chaperone DnaJ, protein MARDYYGILGVDQGATDAEIKKAYRRLARKYHPDVNDTEEAAEKFREISVAQEVLLDPKKRSIVDRGGDPMEQGGGPAGGTGGFGFGDIFEAFFGDTGGGRGPRSRVQPGNDALLRTTISLAEAYSGTRKDVTVDTAVLCEHCHGTGSESESKPVTCDECGGQGQVQQVQQSFLGNIMTTTSCPKCSGFGEIITDPCQKCGGQGRVRSRRDIAVKIPAGIVGGMRIRMAGQGEVGHGGGPAGDLYVEVDTETHPVFVREGDNLHLKVNVPMYDAALGTTVEVENLAGETTTIDIPAGTQPEEELVLTGQGMPRLRREGTGDMVAHVQVVVPTELTKEQRRSLEELRDAHGDSSYVEEEAGHDEGFFSRLRDRFRR, encoded by the coding sequence ATGGCTCGCGACTATTACGGCATTCTCGGAGTGGACCAGGGCGCCACCGACGCGGAGATCAAGAAGGCGTACCGCCGCCTGGCGCGCAAGTACCACCCGGATGTTAACGATACTGAGGAAGCGGCGGAGAAATTCCGCGAAATCTCCGTGGCGCAGGAGGTTCTGCTCGACCCGAAGAAGCGCAGCATCGTCGACCGCGGCGGCGACCCGATGGAGCAGGGCGGAGGCCCAGCCGGCGGCACCGGCGGATTCGGTTTCGGGGACATCTTCGAGGCATTCTTCGGGGACACAGGCGGCGGGCGTGGTCCGCGTTCGCGCGTGCAGCCGGGCAACGACGCCCTGCTGCGCACAACGATTTCGTTGGCGGAGGCGTATTCCGGCACCCGCAAGGATGTGACCGTGGATACCGCTGTGCTGTGCGAGCACTGCCACGGCACAGGCTCCGAATCGGAATCCAAGCCGGTCACCTGTGACGAATGCGGCGGCCAGGGCCAGGTCCAGCAGGTGCAGCAGTCCTTCCTGGGCAACATCATGACCACCACGTCGTGCCCGAAGTGCTCCGGTTTCGGGGAGATCATCACCGACCCGTGCCAGAAGTGCGGCGGGCAGGGGCGTGTCCGTTCGCGCAGGGATATCGCCGTGAAGATTCCGGCGGGCATCGTTGGCGGCATGCGAATCCGCATGGCCGGCCAGGGTGAGGTCGGGCACGGCGGCGGCCCGGCCGGCGACCTGTACGTGGAGGTGGACACGGAGACCCACCCGGTGTTCGTGCGCGAAGGCGACAACCTGCACCTGAAGGTCAACGTGCCGATGTACGACGCGGCACTGGGCACCACCGTCGAGGTGGAGAATTTGGCGGGCGAGACCACGACGATCGACATTCCGGCCGGCACGCAGCCGGAGGAGGAGCTCGTGCTTACCGGCCAGGGCATGCCGCGCCTGCGCCGGGAAGGCACCGGCGACATGGTCGCGCACGTCCAGGTCGTCGTGCCCACGGAACTGACCAAGGAGCAGCGTCGCAGCCTGGAAGAGCTGCGCGACGCGCACGGGGATTCCTCGTACGTCGAAGAAGAAGCGGGCCACGACGAGGGCTTCTTCTCCCGTCTCCGCGACCGTTTCCGCCGCTAA
- a CDS encoding 16S rRNA (uracil(1498)-N(3))-methyltransferase, translated as MSLPYFIAEDPASGRLDGPEGRHAVTVKRIQVGEHIVLSDGRGTVAEVEVEDISGKDQLTGRVVDVAEVPKPGPAVIVVQAIPKSERAELAVDLATQGGADEIYPWVSHRTIARWQGAKVGKNVEKWRATAREAAKQSRRPWIPEVHEPVTTNQLAELIRGESAVVLHEDAETKIGEVDFSVDKLFLIVGPEGGIGDDELELLDAQKVKLGPEVLRTASAAFAGLSAIGALSRW; from the coding sequence ATGAGCCTGCCTTATTTCATCGCCGAGGATCCCGCATCGGGCCGATTGGACGGGCCGGAGGGGCGGCACGCCGTCACAGTCAAGCGCATCCAAGTCGGGGAGCACATTGTGCTTTCCGACGGCCGCGGGACCGTCGCCGAAGTCGAAGTCGAAGATATTTCCGGGAAGGACCAGTTGACCGGGCGTGTTGTGGATGTGGCCGAGGTGCCGAAGCCGGGGCCGGCTGTGATTGTGGTGCAGGCGATCCCGAAATCCGAGCGGGCGGAGCTCGCCGTCGACCTGGCCACGCAGGGCGGGGCCGACGAGATCTACCCCTGGGTCTCCCACCGGACTATCGCCCGCTGGCAGGGCGCAAAGGTGGGCAAGAACGTGGAGAAATGGCGGGCGACAGCCCGCGAGGCGGCGAAGCAGTCGCGGCGGCCGTGGATCCCGGAGGTGCACGAGCCGGTGACCACGAACCAGCTGGCGGAGCTGATCCGGGGAGAATCGGCCGTGGTCCTCCACGAGGATGCGGAGACGAAGATCGGAGAGGTAGATTTTAGCGTCGACAAGCTGTTCTTGATCGTCGGCCCGGAAGGTGGAATCGGCGACGACGAGCTCGAGCTGCTCGACGCGCAGAAAGTGAAGCTGGGGCCTGAAGTCCTGCGCACGGCTTCCGCGGCCTTCGCGGGATTGAGTGCCATTGGGGCACTTTCCCGCTGGTAG
- a CDS encoding PhoH family protein, translating to MAELVSSSYELDPELAQAVLGITDGNLRALNEILGIDLFARGGSVMLRGPVDKVAHGARVLSELEAMARRGIVITSDAVKHAVDIMATDMPESVAEILGQEIVARRGKIIRPKTAGQREYVDAIDDNTIVFGIGPAGSGKTYLAVAKAVQALQAKEVKRIILTRPAVEAGEKLGFLPGTLNDKIDPYLRPLYDALRDMLDPEMIPKLMEAGIIEVAPLAYMRGRTLNDAFVILDEAQNTTPAQMKMFLTRLGFGSKMVVTGDISQVDLPRGVISGLRVASRILKDVEDIHFQEFGANDVVRHQLVGRIVAAYDRYDAQRADKGEQQ from the coding sequence ATGGCAGAACTCGTCTCCAGCTCCTACGAGCTCGACCCGGAACTCGCCCAGGCTGTTTTGGGCATCACCGACGGGAATCTGCGCGCCCTCAACGAGATTCTGGGCATCGACCTCTTCGCCCGCGGCGGCTCCGTGATGCTGCGCGGGCCGGTGGACAAGGTCGCACACGGGGCGCGGGTGCTCTCCGAGCTCGAGGCGATGGCGCGCCGCGGCATCGTGATCACGTCCGACGCGGTGAAGCACGCGGTGGACATCATGGCCACGGACATGCCCGAATCCGTGGCGGAAATCCTCGGCCAGGAGATCGTCGCGCGCCGGGGCAAGATCATCCGCCCAAAGACGGCGGGGCAGCGCGAGTACGTCGACGCGATCGACGACAACACGATTGTTTTCGGCATCGGCCCGGCAGGGTCCGGCAAGACATATCTCGCTGTGGCGAAAGCGGTCCAAGCGTTGCAGGCCAAAGAGGTCAAGCGCATCATTCTCACCCGTCCGGCTGTGGAGGCGGGGGAGAAGCTCGGATTCCTTCCGGGCACGCTGAACGACAAGATCGACCCGTATTTGCGGCCGCTCTACGACGCGCTGCGGGACATGCTCGACCCGGAGATGATCCCGAAGCTCATGGAGGCCGGCATCATCGAGGTGGCGCCGCTCGCGTACATGCGCGGACGAACGCTGAACGACGCATTCGTCATTCTCGACGAGGCGCAGAACACCACCCCGGCGCAGATGAAGATGTTCCTCACTCGTTTGGGTTTTGGCTCCAAGATGGTGGTCACGGGCGATATTTCGCAGGTGGACCTGCCGCGCGGTGTGATCTCGGGGTTGCGGGTGGCCAGCCGGATCCTCAAGGACGTCGAGGACATCCACTTCCAGGAATTCGGCGCAAACGACGTGGTGCGCCACCAGCTTGTCGGCCGCATTGTCGCTGCTTACGATCGGTACGACGCACAACGAGCAGATAAGGGAGAGCAACAGTGA
- the ybeY gene encoding rRNA maturation RNase YbeY, which yields MSIEVLNESGEADINEEMLVDVASYALTAMDVHPDTEVTITCVDTDTMADLHVRWMDLPGPTDVMSFPMDELTPGSGRPDAPAPGPAMLGDIILCPAYDRKQADAAGHSLGHEMALLTVHGCLHLLGYDHATPADEREMFALQNEILADWYDDLSARGVEFQPKPDGKHAFPSAADREELDGLVEKRGE from the coding sequence GTGAGCATCGAGGTCCTCAACGAGTCGGGCGAGGCAGACATCAACGAGGAGATGCTTGTCGACGTCGCCTCCTACGCCCTGACCGCGATGGATGTGCACCCCGACACTGAGGTGACCATCACGTGCGTGGACACGGACACAATGGCGGACCTGCACGTCCGCTGGATGGACCTGCCCGGCCCAACCGACGTGATGAGCTTCCCTATGGACGAGCTCACCCCCGGCTCGGGGCGACCGGACGCACCTGCCCCGGGACCGGCGATGCTGGGGGACATCATCCTGTGTCCCGCCTATGACCGGAAGCAGGCGGACGCGGCGGGGCACAGCCTCGGCCACGAGATGGCGCTGCTGACCGTCCACGGCTGCCTGCACCTGCTCGGCTACGATCACGCGACCCCGGCGGACGAGCGCGAAATGTTCGCGCTGCAGAACGAGATCTTGGCCGACTGGTACGACGATCTCTCAGCCCGCGGGGTGGAGTTCCAGCCGAAACCGGACGGCAAGCACGCCTTCCCGTCGGCGGCGGACCGTGAGGAGCTTGACGGGCTCGTCGAGAAGCGGGGCGAATAA
- a CDS encoding hemolysin family protein, translated as MDLWVTYLLISLVSLLGAGVMKMLESALVPISRARVESMAKDDVGGAASLLRVVDARSNHLGLLALIQTVLDTLAAVFALLTALDLIPQRGWAITVAIIVVTLMRFGIIGVIARRAGKLNPYSISLRAAQILTVVYAVLGPVSKLLIWIGNLVTPGEESLENPYATDVELREAVDIAQEQGVVETVEHRMIQNIFDLATTHARQVMVPRPEMVWIEAEKTSGQAANLMIRSGHSRVPVIGESVDDIVGVIYLKDIVERTYNRTDGGSGVAVSDIMREPKFVPDSKPLDDLLAEMQRDQTHIAVLVDEYGGIAGLMTMEDILEEIVGEIADEYDADEEAPIEPVEERTYRAQARLPLDDLVDYLEDELDYDLEFDEEITDNVETVAGLLSYELGRVPLPGSYVEVDGLRYTAEGGHDRRGRVKVRTVLIDVPEQPREQDRYHDGAQ; from the coding sequence GTGGATCTGTGGGTGACCTACCTGCTCATCTCGCTGGTGTCCCTGCTGGGGGCGGGCGTGATGAAAATGCTCGAGTCCGCGCTCGTGCCCATCTCGCGCGCCCGGGTGGAATCGATGGCGAAGGACGATGTCGGCGGCGCTGCGTCGCTGCTGCGCGTCGTGGACGCGCGGTCGAACCATCTGGGCCTGCTGGCGCTGATCCAGACGGTGCTGGACACGCTCGCCGCTGTGTTCGCCCTGCTGACCGCCTTGGACCTGATTCCGCAGCGCGGCTGGGCGATCACGGTGGCGATCATCGTGGTTACGCTCATGCGCTTCGGCATCATCGGCGTGATCGCGCGGCGTGCGGGCAAGCTCAATCCGTACTCGATCTCTCTGCGCGCGGCGCAGATCCTCACCGTCGTCTATGCCGTGTTGGGGCCGGTGTCGAAGCTGCTGATCTGGATCGGCAACCTCGTCACCCCCGGTGAGGAATCGCTGGAGAACCCGTACGCCACCGACGTGGAACTGCGCGAGGCGGTGGACATCGCGCAGGAACAAGGCGTGGTGGAGACTGTCGAGCACCGCATGATCCAGAATATTTTCGACCTGGCCACCACTCATGCGCGGCAGGTGATGGTGCCGCGCCCGGAAATGGTGTGGATCGAGGCGGAGAAGACCTCCGGCCAGGCGGCGAACCTGATGATCCGCTCCGGCCATTCCCGCGTGCCTGTGATCGGAGAGAGCGTCGACGACATTGTCGGCGTGATCTACTTGAAGGACATCGTGGAGCGCACCTACAACCGCACCGACGGCGGCAGCGGCGTCGCCGTGTCCGACATCATGCGCGAACCGAAATTCGTCCCCGACTCCAAGCCGCTGGATGATTTGCTCGCGGAGATGCAGCGGGACCAGACGCACATCGCGGTGCTTGTCGACGAGTACGGCGGGATCGCCGGGCTGATGACAATGGAGGACATCCTCGAGGAGATCGTCGGTGAGATCGCGGACGAGTACGACGCCGACGAGGAAGCGCCGATCGAGCCGGTCGAGGAACGGACATACCGCGCGCAGGCGCGGCTTCCGCTCGATGACCTGGTCGATTACCTCGAGGACGAACTCGACTACGACCTCGAATTCGACGAGGAAATCACCGACAACGTGGAGACGGTGGCCGGGCTGCTGTCGTATGAATTGGGGCGCGTGCCGCTGCCGGGCTCGTATGTGGAAGTCGACGGGTTGCGCTACACCGCGGAAGGCGGTCACGATCGCCGCGGGCGCGTGAAGGTGCGTACCGTGCTCATCGACGTCCCGGAGCAGCCCCGTGAACAGGACAGGTACCACGACGGTGCACAATAG
- the pdxY gene encoding pyridoxal kinase PdxY encodes MKNVLSIQSAVAYGHVGNSAAVFPLQRIGHEVWPVYTVNFSNHTGYGSWKGPMIPAEDVREVIAGIDDRGALKDVDVVLSGYQGGDDIAEVIVDTVARVKELNPKAVYACDPVMGNAKSGCHVSDNIPPLLRDKVVPVADIISPNQFELGYLTGVECSGLDSTLKAVEEAQRMGPETVLVTSVERPDQPADVLEMIAVDQHGAWIVQTPRLPFKRNGSGDVASALFTGHYMESGDAADALAKTASSVFDLLEATYKADAPELLLVESQEFYANPRMQFEVTAL; translated from the coding sequence ATGAAGAACGTTCTCTCCATCCAGTCGGCGGTCGCCTACGGCCATGTCGGGAATTCGGCGGCGGTGTTTCCGCTCCAGCGGATCGGGCATGAAGTGTGGCCGGTCTACACCGTGAATTTCTCCAACCACACCGGCTACGGATCGTGGAAAGGGCCGATGATTCCGGCGGAGGACGTGCGCGAGGTCATCGCGGGGATCGACGACCGCGGAGCCCTCAAGGATGTCGACGTGGTCCTTTCCGGCTACCAGGGCGGCGACGACATCGCCGAGGTGATCGTGGACACCGTCGCGCGTGTGAAGGAGCTGAACCCTAAGGCCGTCTACGCGTGCGACCCGGTGATGGGCAACGCGAAATCCGGCTGCCACGTCTCGGACAATATTCCGCCGCTGCTGCGCGACAAAGTCGTGCCGGTCGCCGACATTATTTCCCCGAACCAGTTCGAACTGGGCTACCTGACCGGGGTTGAGTGCTCCGGACTCGACTCGACGCTCAAGGCGGTCGAGGAGGCGCAGCGCATGGGGCCAGAGACTGTTCTGGTCACCTCCGTGGAGCGGCCTGACCAGCCAGCGGACGTGCTCGAAATGATCGCGGTGGACCAGCATGGCGCGTGGATCGTGCAGACACCGCGGCTGCCGTTCAAGCGCAACGGCTCCGGGGATGTCGCGAGCGCACTGTTCACCGGCCACTACATGGAATCGGGCGACGCGGCGGATGCGCTGGCGAAGACGGCGAGCAGTGTGTTCGACCTGCTGGAAGCCACCTACAAAGCGGATGCGCCGGAGCTGCTCCTGGTGGAGTCGCAGGAGTTCTACGCGAACCCGCGCATGCAGTTCGAGGTCACCGCGCTGTGA
- the era gene encoding GTPase Era, which translates to MDHLSQFTDTPEGFRSGFVSFVGRPNTGKSTLTNALVGEKIAIMADQPETTRHPIRGIVNRDDAQIVVVDTPGLHRPRTLLGERLNEVVKDTFADVDVIGLTIPANEKIGPGDRWILDAVLKTKPGTPIVGIVTKLDRAGKDQVGEQLVRLHDMLVEATGSENVDVVPVSATEDVQLDVLLDVLASHLPEGPRFYPEGHVTDEDTETRIAELIREEALRGLRDELPHSVAVQVDEIINEGGRAKIYAVIYLERPGQKAIIEGRDGRRLSGIVQRSRKQIMELVGQNVYLDLRIKVLKNWQSDPKHLGRLGF; encoded by the coding sequence ATGGACCACCTTTCCCAGTTCACCGACACCCCGGAGGGCTTCCGCTCCGGATTCGTCAGCTTCGTCGGCCGCCCTAACACGGGCAAATCGACGCTGACGAATGCTCTGGTGGGCGAGAAGATCGCCATCATGGCCGACCAGCCGGAGACCACCCGCCACCCGATCCGCGGCATCGTCAACCGCGACGACGCGCAGATCGTCGTTGTGGACACGCCCGGCCTGCACCGCCCGCGCACGCTGCTGGGCGAACGCCTCAACGAGGTGGTCAAGGACACTTTCGCGGACGTGGACGTGATCGGACTGACCATTCCCGCGAACGAGAAGATCGGTCCCGGCGACCGCTGGATCCTCGACGCGGTGCTGAAGACGAAGCCGGGCACCCCGATTGTCGGCATCGTGACCAAGCTCGACCGCGCCGGGAAGGACCAAGTGGGCGAGCAGCTGGTGCGGCTGCACGACATGCTGGTGGAGGCCACCGGCAGCGAGAACGTCGATGTCGTGCCCGTGTCCGCGACTGAGGATGTCCAGCTGGACGTGCTTCTCGACGTGTTGGCTTCCCACCTGCCGGAAGGGCCCCGTTTCTACCCGGAGGGGCACGTCACCGACGAGGACACCGAGACGCGCATCGCCGAGCTGATCCGCGAAGAGGCGCTGCGCGGCTTGCGCGACGAACTGCCGCACTCCGTGGCGGTGCAGGTGGACGAGATCATCAACGAAGGCGGCCGCGCCAAGATCTACGCGGTGATCTACCTCGAACGTCCGGGCCAGAAAGCGATCATCGAGGGCCGGGACGGCCGGCGCCTGTCCGGTATCGTGCAGCGCTCGCGCAAGCAGATCATGGAGCTGGTCGGCCAGAATGTCTATTTGGACCTGCGCATCAAAGTGCTGAAGAACTGGCAGTCTGACCCGAAGCATTTGGGGCGCCTTGGCTTCTAG